In one Nitrospiria bacterium genomic region, the following are encoded:
- a CDS encoding PEP-CTERM sorting domain-containing protein: MGKIRLFTAFIAIALLVGLNHSNAFAVPIVFNLGYGGTVSYGGGPAPLTTSNGLVTSVGNGTTTTSITGGALNFTTGTLNSLSLSSPFEYKFNSGGSLSINGNAGSGSAVLMTGNFADITTFSCCTGGGGTYTSSFSGLLNINYVDPNLANLLAFNPPPNGGSIAQVQIFFGTAPTAGAAFSGTQAGGAITANDTASVPEPTSLILLGAGLMGFALVGRKLRKNTLS, translated from the coding sequence ATGGGAAAGATAAGATTGTTTACAGCGTTCATAGCGATCGCACTTTTAGTTGGGCTTAACCATTCCAATGCATTTGCGGTCCCCATTGTTTTTAATTTAGGATATGGCGGGACGGTTTCCTACGGCGGGGGTCCAGCCCCTTTAACAACCTCAAATGGCTTGGTCACTTCGGTCGGCAATGGAACCACAACCACAAGCATTACCGGCGGGGCCCTTAATTTTACAACGGGTACTTTGAACAGCCTTTCCTTAAGCTCTCCTTTTGAATATAAGTTCAACTCCGGTGGAAGCCTTTCCATTAACGGAAACGCTGGTTCCGGCTCGGCTGTTTTAATGACCGGGAATTTCGCTGATATTACCACTTTCAGTTGCTGTACTGGTGGGGGAGGTACCTATACTTCTTCCTTTTCGGGACTTTTAAATATTAACTACGTGGATCCCAATTTAGCCAACCTTTTGGCATTTAATCCTCCCCCTAATGGAGGGTCTATCGCCCAGGTTCAAATTTTCTTCGGAACCGCCCCAACAGCCGGAGCGGCATTTTCGGGAACTCAAGCAGGTGGAGCAATCACTGCGAATGATACGGCCTCCGTTCCTGAACCCACTAGCTTGATTCTTCTTGGGGCAGGTTTAATGGGTTTTGCTCTTGTCGGAAGGAAACTTAGAAAAAACACCCTTTCCTGA
- a CDS encoding DUF2459 domain-containing protein: protein MEKDKKYFGLYLMVVFIWTGCAGPIEELYPPQPDEPFHSIYLLNHNDWHTGIVIQIKEIPTGVFPEKAQFSDFQYLEVGWGDRDYYPMSDPGFWVTLKAGLWPTQSVLHVVGFNGSIENFFPESEIIEIHLSNKGFENLIGYIDNTFLRKEMGNPVDLGQGLYKNSRFYMAKEKFHLFKTCNVWVAQALRSAGCPITPFYAISAGNTIYQAQKFGTPLSHLKKENPVKTLPGH, encoded by the coding sequence ATGGAGAAGGATAAAAAATATTTTGGATTATATTTAATGGTGGTTTTTATATGGACGGGGTGCGCAGGACCGATCGAGGAGTTATATCCCCCACAACCGGATGAACCTTTTCATTCTATTTATTTATTAAACCATAATGATTGGCACACTGGAATTGTAATTCAGATAAAAGAGATTCCTACGGGGGTTTTTCCGGAGAAGGCTCAATTCTCAGATTTTCAATACCTGGAGGTGGGTTGGGGGGACCGAGATTATTACCCTATGTCTGACCCAGGTTTTTGGGTAACCCTTAAAGCTGGTCTTTGGCCTACTCAGAGTGTTTTGCATGTTGTTGGGTTCAACGGCTCAATAGAAAATTTCTTCCCTGAGAGCGAAATCATTGAAATCCATTTATCCAATAAGGGTTTTGAAAATCTCATTGGTTATATTGACAATACTTTTTTAAGAAAGGAAATGGGTAATCCGGTGGATTTGGGCCAAGGTCTTTATAAAAACAGCCGTTTTTATATGGCGAAAGAAAAATTCCACCTTTTTAAAACCTGTAATGTTTGGGTGGCTCAGGCCCTTCGTTCGGCAGGATGTCCCATTACCCCCTTTTATGCTATTTCAGCAGGAAACACCATCTATCAAGCACAAAAATTCGGTACCCCTCTTTCTCATTTAAAAAAAGAAAACCCGGTAAAAACCTTACCGGGTCATTAA